A stretch of the Conger conger chromosome 3, fConCon1.1, whole genome shotgun sequence genome encodes the following:
- the zgc:194312 gene encoding odorant receptor 131-2: MSTNGTGNDYTYIRVCASTLSFTILAFFNLIINWTILRDERLRCQARFVLLFHLLFSALVYFGVSCAFYLQIHVNARTPEAACQALITFLITSASNILLTLTAMALDRYLAICFPLKYSSMCWTKCPWLIGMLTWGLALVTPLILLLNMEGGTVMVREQPCGREQLKKGEIHKIILISVCAILILFSYGKILQEGRRLGVLTRRNRVGCRTIALHGAQLAVYILPNFVNFVLHLLQKHNYLLRDHKDMFAVINFVFFSLAQCIAPIVYGLRKEELLEQLYHRFPCLSCHLKRVLEWTVRATQPSLCPQTRERTITSQSLMLTELSRTSV; the protein is encoded by the exons ATGTCGACCAACGGAACGGGGAATGACTACACCTACATACGCGTGTGCGCGTCCACCCTGTCCTTCACAATTTTGGCATTCTTCAACCTTATAATAAACTGGACTATTTTACGGGATGAACGGCTTCGCTGCCAGGCACGCTTTGTCCTGTTATTCCACTTACTGTTTTCCGCCCTGGTTTACTTCGGGGTCAGTTGCGCCTTCTACCTGCAGATACACGTGAATGCCAGAACCCCTGAAGCCGCCTGCCAGGCACTGATAACCTTTTTAATAACCAGTGCCTCAAATATTCTCCTCACCCTCACTGCCATGGCTCTTGACCGCTACTTGGCTATTTGCTTCCCGCTCAAATACAGTTCCATGTGTTGGACGAAGTGTCCCTGGCTCATTGGAATGCTTACGTGGGGTTTGGCTCTGGTTACCCCACTGATTCTGTTGCTGAACATGGAGGGGGGAACAGTTATGGTCAGAGAACAACCATGCGGCCGAGAGCAGTTGAAAAAAGGCGAGATCcacaaaataattttgataTCTGTGTGCGCCATCCTCATTTTGTTCAGCTATGGCAAAATCTTGCAGGAGGGCAGGCGTCTCGGCGTGCTGACTCGTCGCAATCGCGTCGGGTGCAGGACTATAGCGTTGCATGGCGCCCAACTGGCTGTGTACATCCTCCCAAATTTTGTGAACTTTGTGCTGCACCTCCTTCAGAAGCACAACTATCTCCTCCGTGACCACAAAGACATGTTCGCAGTGATAAACTTTGTATTCTTCAGCCTTGCTCAGTGCATTGCTCCCATCGTCTACGGATTGCGCAAAGAGGAGCTTCTGGAGCAACTGTACCATCGCTTCCCATGCCTGTCCTGTCACTTGAAAAGGGTCCTGGAGTGGACAGTACGAGCCACTCAACCAAGTCTGTGTCCACAGACACG GGAGAGAACAATTACTTCCCAAAGCCTCATGTTAACAGAGCTTTCAAGGACATCTGTGTGA
- the si:dkey-33c9.6 gene encoding active breakpoint cluster region-related protein isoform X1, whose amino-acid sequence MDVYEEALDYLRTCGITVTAEMEPDLLDDVFEVETEVDFAPSPLHTDSIDFPDTPTDCGPEMMLERRLVVLTSILTSEELYLSELETLLTPMKALKATAGTSQPVLSTQQVRTVFFQVPELRDLHKEFYTTLRARLEPAQGQETQGGTQPPPVGDLFLRMVSQLGVYRGFIDNYESAVEIVRKCTQTDQRFRTLAESMMSCKGSDNSKTTYTFEALLYKPLDRVTKTTLVLHDLLKHTPLNHQDHAVLQEALRISSSFLSGVNEESQCKRAVTLSTGMRRQLIRDGFVVDICEGGQSMRHLFLYTDLLLCAKLKGGSAGKQAYYRFSWYLPLAGLRVHWAQEQELSADLQFRVSTMRDKMFQLRHELRQQGSCSKAQWSRTLERSRRKLQQVELWLLTHSPLLSLELHSPNGKSHTLGFSSMYELEGWREAIEKLKGENLETVPPDLLTLTSSCAKLRMTQHPHLQSLVPASADQALCGTLSVAVHSACGLEQPASLYICLEVDGYRFYDNRAQTHPSLSSPTPQWDEELSLEVDDAQCLRVLCVMQECEKSRQVDRIQGRSSIQLDPTTMLMKWRKYMVSMNQIEVHLSLKYSPHPLVPPSQVPVQQQPVFNIPIGVLAQQEGVLVPHIVRSCIKDVELRGLEEVGIYRISGAASDIQSLKSSFDTNLREAMSRLRSMDVNAVSGVLKLFFRELPEPLIPREQFQSLSDALAIPDLSSKMQSMCSILQACPDVNRNTFLFLLHHLRRVSEKQEINKMTLMNLATVFGPSLVRPPEVVLGQCGPQVDISQEVVVQVQVLYFYLQCSSLPAPITAVPLDTEEEEEITTGGSLH is encoded by the exons ATGGACGTGTATGAGGAGGCACTGGACTACCTGCGCACATGTGGTATCACTG TAACAGCAGAGATGGAACCTGATCTATTGGATGATGTTTTTGAAGTGGAGACTGAAGTGGACTTTGCACCCAgccctctccacactgacagcaTCGACTTCCCTGACACACCT ACGGACTGCGGCCCTGAGATGATGCTGGAGAGGAGGCTGGTAGTCCTCACGAGTATCTTGACCAGTGAAGAGCTGTATCTGAGTGAGCTGGAGACACTACTGACA CCCATGAAGGCACTGAAGGCTACAGCCGGCACCTCCCAGCCAGTGCTGTCCACCCAGCAGGTGCGCACGGTGTTCTTCCAGGTGCCGGAACTGCGGGACCTGCATAAGGAGTTCTACACCACGCTGAGGGCCAGGCTGGAGCCGGCACAGGGGCAGGAGACACAGGGGGGCACACAGCCACCCCCGGTGGGGGACCTCTTCCTGAGAATG GTCAGTCAGTTGGGAGTGTACCGTGGCTTCATTGATAACTACGAGAGTGCCGTGGAGATTGTGAGGAAGTGCACCCAGACAGACCAGCGCTTCAGGACACTGGCAGAG AGTATGATGTCTTGTAAAGGGTCAGACAACTCCAAGACAACATACACGTTTGAAG CTCTCCTATATAAGCCTTTGGACCGTGTGACAAAGACGACCCTGGTGTTGCAT gacctgctgaAGCACACGCCCCTGAACCACCAGGACCACGCCGTGCTGCAGGAGGCACTTCGCATCTCCAGCAGCTTCCTGTCGGGAGTCAACGAGGAGTCCCAGTGCAAGAGGGCTGTGACTCTCAGCACGGGCATG AGACGGCAGCTAATACGAGATGGGTTCGTGGTGGACATATGCGAGGGGGGGCAGAGCATGCGACATCTCTTCCTGTACACGGACCTGCTGCTGTGCGCCAAGCTGAAGGGTGGCTCAGCTGG GAAGCAGGCTTATTACAGGTTCAGCTGGTACCTGCCGCTGGCCGGACTGCGGGTGCACTGGGCTCAGGAGCAGGAGCTGTCAGCAGACTTGCAGTTCCGGGTCAGCACCATGAGGGACAAAATGTTCCAGCTGAGACATGAGCTCAGACAgcagggg AGTTGCAGCAAAGCCCAGTGGTCCCGTACCCTGGAGCGCAGCCGCAGGAAGCTGCAGCAGGTTGAACTGTGGCTGTTGACCCactcacctctcctctccctggagCTGCACAGCCCAAACGGCAAG AGCCACACTCTCGGGTTTTCTTCAATGTATGAGCTGGAGGGCTGGAGAGAGGCCATTGAAAAACTGAAAGGAGAGA ACTTAGAAACTGTCCCCCCAGACTTGCTGACCCTCACCAGCTCCTGTGCCAAACTAAGAATGACCCAGCATCCACATCTTCAAAGCCTTGTGCCTG CCTCTGCGGACCAAGCTCTCTGTGGCACCCTTAGCGTTGCTGTTCACTCTGCTTGTGGACTTGAGCAACCTGCAA GTCTGTACATATGCTTGGAAGTGGACGGATACAGGTTTTACGACAACAGGGCCCAGACCCATCCGTCTCTCAGCAGCCCGACACCGCAGTGGGATGAG GAGCTTTCCTTAGAGGTGGACGATGCACAGTGTCTCAGGGTGCTGTGTGTAATGCAAGAGTGTGAGAAGAGTAGACAGGTGGACAGGATCCAGGGCAGAAGCTCCATACAG CTGGATCCCACCACGATGCTGATGAAATGGAGGAAGTACATGGTATCTATGAACCAGATAGAGGTACATCTGTCCCTCAAGTATTCGCCCCATCCCCTGGTGCCCCCCAGCCAGGTCCCTGTCCAGCAACAGCCGGTCTTTAATATTCCCATTGGAGTTTTAGCACA GCAGGAGGGGGTGCTGGTACCCCACATCGTGCGCTCCTGTATAAAGGACGTGGAGCTCAGGGGCCTGGAGGAGGTGGGCATCTACAGGATTTCTGGGGCTGCCAGCGACATCCAATCTTTGAAGAGCAGCTTTGACACga ATTTGCGCGAGGCTATGTCCCGGCTGCGGTCCATGGATGTGAACGCCGTGTCTGGAGTGCTCAAGCTGTTTTTTCGGGAACTTCCAGAACCCCTTATCCCGAGAGAGCAGTTCCAGAGCCTGTCTGATGCCCTGG CTATTCCTGACCTGAGCTCCAAGATGCAGTCCATGTGTAGCATACTGCAGGCCTGCCCTGATGTTAACCGCAacaccttcctcttcctcctgcaccACCTCAGACG GGTGTCAGAAAAACAGGAGATCAACAAAATGACACTGATGAATCTGGCAACAGTCTTTGGCCCCAGCTTAGTCCGCCCTCCAGAGGTTGTTCTTGGACAGTGCGGCCCACAAGTCGACATCTCTCAGGAAGTTGTGGTTCAG gtcCAAGTGCTGTACTTCTACCTTCAGTGCAGCAGTCTCCCAGCCCCTATAACCGCAGTGCCCCTGGAcacagaagaggaagaggagatcACTACAGGAGGGTCTTTGCATTAG
- the si:dkey-33c9.6 gene encoding active breakpoint cluster region-related protein isoform X2, whose product MEPDLLDDVFEVETEVDFAPSPLHTDSIDFPDTPTDCGPEMMLERRLVVLTSILTSEELYLSELETLLTPMKALKATAGTSQPVLSTQQVRTVFFQVPELRDLHKEFYTTLRARLEPAQGQETQGGTQPPPVGDLFLRMVSQLGVYRGFIDNYESAVEIVRKCTQTDQRFRTLAESMMSCKGSDNSKTTYTFEALLYKPLDRVTKTTLVLHDLLKHTPLNHQDHAVLQEALRISSSFLSGVNEESQCKRAVTLSTGMRRQLIRDGFVVDICEGGQSMRHLFLYTDLLLCAKLKGGSAGKQAYYRFSWYLPLAGLRVHWAQEQELSADLQFRVSTMRDKMFQLRHELRQQGSCSKAQWSRTLERSRRKLQQVELWLLTHSPLLSLELHSPNGKSHTLGFSSMYELEGWREAIEKLKGENLETVPPDLLTLTSSCAKLRMTQHPHLQSLVPASADQALCGTLSVAVHSACGLEQPASLYICLEVDGYRFYDNRAQTHPSLSSPTPQWDEELSLEVDDAQCLRVLCVMQECEKSRQVDRIQGRSSIQLDPTTMLMKWRKYMVSMNQIEVHLSLKYSPHPLVPPSQVPVQQQPVFNIPIGVLAQQEGVLVPHIVRSCIKDVELRGLEEVGIYRISGAASDIQSLKSSFDTNLREAMSRLRSMDVNAVSGVLKLFFRELPEPLIPREQFQSLSDALAIPDLSSKMQSMCSILQACPDVNRNTFLFLLHHLRRVSEKQEINKMTLMNLATVFGPSLVRPPEVVLGQCGPQVDISQEVVVQVQVLYFYLQCSSLPAPITAVPLDTEEEEEITTGGSLH is encoded by the exons ATGGAACCTGATCTATTGGATGATGTTTTTGAAGTGGAGACTGAAGTGGACTTTGCACCCAgccctctccacactgacagcaTCGACTTCCCTGACACACCT ACGGACTGCGGCCCTGAGATGATGCTGGAGAGGAGGCTGGTAGTCCTCACGAGTATCTTGACCAGTGAAGAGCTGTATCTGAGTGAGCTGGAGACACTACTGACA CCCATGAAGGCACTGAAGGCTACAGCCGGCACCTCCCAGCCAGTGCTGTCCACCCAGCAGGTGCGCACGGTGTTCTTCCAGGTGCCGGAACTGCGGGACCTGCATAAGGAGTTCTACACCACGCTGAGGGCCAGGCTGGAGCCGGCACAGGGGCAGGAGACACAGGGGGGCACACAGCCACCCCCGGTGGGGGACCTCTTCCTGAGAATG GTCAGTCAGTTGGGAGTGTACCGTGGCTTCATTGATAACTACGAGAGTGCCGTGGAGATTGTGAGGAAGTGCACCCAGACAGACCAGCGCTTCAGGACACTGGCAGAG AGTATGATGTCTTGTAAAGGGTCAGACAACTCCAAGACAACATACACGTTTGAAG CTCTCCTATATAAGCCTTTGGACCGTGTGACAAAGACGACCCTGGTGTTGCAT gacctgctgaAGCACACGCCCCTGAACCACCAGGACCACGCCGTGCTGCAGGAGGCACTTCGCATCTCCAGCAGCTTCCTGTCGGGAGTCAACGAGGAGTCCCAGTGCAAGAGGGCTGTGACTCTCAGCACGGGCATG AGACGGCAGCTAATACGAGATGGGTTCGTGGTGGACATATGCGAGGGGGGGCAGAGCATGCGACATCTCTTCCTGTACACGGACCTGCTGCTGTGCGCCAAGCTGAAGGGTGGCTCAGCTGG GAAGCAGGCTTATTACAGGTTCAGCTGGTACCTGCCGCTGGCCGGACTGCGGGTGCACTGGGCTCAGGAGCAGGAGCTGTCAGCAGACTTGCAGTTCCGGGTCAGCACCATGAGGGACAAAATGTTCCAGCTGAGACATGAGCTCAGACAgcagggg AGTTGCAGCAAAGCCCAGTGGTCCCGTACCCTGGAGCGCAGCCGCAGGAAGCTGCAGCAGGTTGAACTGTGGCTGTTGACCCactcacctctcctctccctggagCTGCACAGCCCAAACGGCAAG AGCCACACTCTCGGGTTTTCTTCAATGTATGAGCTGGAGGGCTGGAGAGAGGCCATTGAAAAACTGAAAGGAGAGA ACTTAGAAACTGTCCCCCCAGACTTGCTGACCCTCACCAGCTCCTGTGCCAAACTAAGAATGACCCAGCATCCACATCTTCAAAGCCTTGTGCCTG CCTCTGCGGACCAAGCTCTCTGTGGCACCCTTAGCGTTGCTGTTCACTCTGCTTGTGGACTTGAGCAACCTGCAA GTCTGTACATATGCTTGGAAGTGGACGGATACAGGTTTTACGACAACAGGGCCCAGACCCATCCGTCTCTCAGCAGCCCGACACCGCAGTGGGATGAG GAGCTTTCCTTAGAGGTGGACGATGCACAGTGTCTCAGGGTGCTGTGTGTAATGCAAGAGTGTGAGAAGAGTAGACAGGTGGACAGGATCCAGGGCAGAAGCTCCATACAG CTGGATCCCACCACGATGCTGATGAAATGGAGGAAGTACATGGTATCTATGAACCAGATAGAGGTACATCTGTCCCTCAAGTATTCGCCCCATCCCCTGGTGCCCCCCAGCCAGGTCCCTGTCCAGCAACAGCCGGTCTTTAATATTCCCATTGGAGTTTTAGCACA GCAGGAGGGGGTGCTGGTACCCCACATCGTGCGCTCCTGTATAAAGGACGTGGAGCTCAGGGGCCTGGAGGAGGTGGGCATCTACAGGATTTCTGGGGCTGCCAGCGACATCCAATCTTTGAAGAGCAGCTTTGACACga ATTTGCGCGAGGCTATGTCCCGGCTGCGGTCCATGGATGTGAACGCCGTGTCTGGAGTGCTCAAGCTGTTTTTTCGGGAACTTCCAGAACCCCTTATCCCGAGAGAGCAGTTCCAGAGCCTGTCTGATGCCCTGG CTATTCCTGACCTGAGCTCCAAGATGCAGTCCATGTGTAGCATACTGCAGGCCTGCCCTGATGTTAACCGCAacaccttcctcttcctcctgcaccACCTCAGACG GGTGTCAGAAAAACAGGAGATCAACAAAATGACACTGATGAATCTGGCAACAGTCTTTGGCCCCAGCTTAGTCCGCCCTCCAGAGGTTGTTCTTGGACAGTGCGGCCCACAAGTCGACATCTCTCAGGAAGTTGTGGTTCAG gtcCAAGTGCTGTACTTCTACCTTCAGTGCAGCAGTCTCCCAGCCCCTATAACCGCAGTGCCCCTGGAcacagaagaggaagaggagatcACTACAGGAGGGTCTTTGCATTAG